From one Meles meles chromosome 18, mMelMel3.1 paternal haplotype, whole genome shotgun sequence genomic stretch:
- the KAT7 gene encoding histone acetyltransferase KAT7 isoform X1: MPRRKRNAGSSSDGTEDSDFSTDLEHTDSSESDGTSRRSARVTRSSARLSQSSQDSSPVRNLQSFGTEEPAYSTRRVTRSQQQPTPVTPKKYPLRQTRSSGSETEQVVDFSDRETKNTADHDESPPRTPTGNAPSSESDIDISSPNVSHDESIAKDMSLKDSGSDLSHRPKRRRFHESYNFNMKCPTPGCNSLGHLTGKHERHFSISGCPLYHNLSADECKVRAQSRDKQIEERTLSHRQDDNRHATRHQAPTERQLRYKEKVAELRKKRNSGLSKEQKEKYMEHRQTYGNTREPLLENLTSEYDLDLFRRAQARASEDLEKLRLQGQITEGSNMIKTIAFGRYELDTWYHSPYPEEYARLGRLYMCEFCLKYMKSQTILRRHMAKCVWKHPPGDEIYRKGSISVFEVDGKKNKIYCQNLCLLAKLFLDHKTLYYDVEPFLFYVMTEADNTGCHLIGYFSKEKNSFLNYNVSCILTMPQYMRQGYGKMLIDFSYLLSKVEEKVGSPERPLSDLGLISYRSYWKEVLLRYLHNFQGKEISIKEISQETAVNPVDIVSTLQALQMLKYWKGKHLVLKRQDLIDEWIAKEAKRSNSNKTMDPSCLKWTPPKGT; this comes from the exons ATGCCGCGAAGGAAG AGGAATGCAGGCAGTAGTTCAGATGGAACCGAAGATTCCGATTTTTCTACAGATCTCGAGCACACAGACAGTTCAGAGAGTGATGGCACATCCCGGCGATCTGCCCGAGTTACTCGCTCTTCAGCCCGGCTGAGCCAGAGTTCCCAAG ATTCCAGTCCTGTTCGAAATTTGCAATCTTTTGGCACTGAGGAGCCTGCTTATTCTACCAGAAGAGTGACCCGTAGTCAGCAGCAGCCTACCCCGGTGACTCCGAAAAAATACCCCCTTCGGCAGACTCGTTCGTCTGGCTCAGAAACTGAGCAAGTGGTTGACTTTTCAGATAGAG aaactaaaaatacagcTGATCATGATGAGTCTCCACCTCGAACTCCAACTGGAAATGCCCCTTCTTCTGAGTCTGATATAGACATCTCCAGCCCCAACGTGTCTCACGATGAGAGCATTGCCAAGGACATGTCCCTGAAGGACTCAGGCAGCGATCTCTCTCATCGCCCCAAGCGCCGTCGCTTCCACGAAAGCTACAATTTCAATATGAAGTGTCCTACTCCAGGCTGTAACTCTCTAG GACATCTTACAGGAAAACACGAGAGACATTTCTCCATCTCAGGATGCCCGCTCTATCATAACCTCTCAGCTGATGAATGCAAG GTGAGAGCACAGAGCCGGGATAAACAGATAGAAGAGAGAACGCTGTCCCACAGGCAAGATGACAACAGGCACGCAACCAGGCACCAG GCACCAACAGAGAGGCAGCTGCGATACAAGGAAAAGGTGGCTGaactcaggaagaaaaggaattctgggctgagcaaagagcagaaagagaaatatatg GAACACAGACAGACCTATGGGAATACTCGGGAACCTCTCTTGGAAAACCTGACTAGCGAGTATGACTTAGATCTTTTCCGAAGAGCACAAGCCCGAGCTTCAGAGGATTTA GAGAAGCTAAGGCTGCAAGGCCAAATCACAGAGGGGAGCAACATGATTAAAACAATTGCTTTTGGTCGTTATGAGCTTGATACGTGGTACCACTCTCCCTATCCTGAAGAATACGCACGCCTGGGACGGCTCTACATGTGCGAATTCTGTTTGAAGTACATGAAGAGTCAAACGATACTCCGCCGACACATG GCTAAATGTGTGTGGAAACACCCACCTGGCGATGAGATCTATCGGAAAGGCTCCATCTCCGTGTTTGAAGTGGACGGCAAGAAAAACAAG aTCTACTGCCAAAACCTGTGCCTGTTGGCCAAGCTTTTTCTGGACCACAAGACGTTATATTATGATGTGGAGCCCTTCCTGTTTTATGTTATGACAGAAGCGGACAACACTGGCTGTCACCTGATTGGATATTTTTCCAAG GAAAAGAATTCATTCCTCAACTACAACGTGTCGTGTATCCTCACCATGCCTCAGTACATGAGACAGGGCTATGGCAAGATGCTCATCGATTTCA GTTACTTGCTTTCCAAAGTGGAAGAAAAAGTCGGCTCCCCGGAACGTCCCCTCTCCGACCTGGGGCTCATAAGCTATCGCAGTTACTGGAAAGAAGTGCTTCTCCGTTACCTGCATAATTTCCAAGGCAAAGAGATTTCTATCAAAG AAATTAGCCAGGAGACAGCTGTGAATCCTGTGGACATTGTCAGCACTCTGCAAGCGCTTCAGATGCTCAAGTACTGGAAAGGAAAACACCTAGTTTTAAAGAGACAG GACCTGATCGACGAGTGGATAGCCAAAGAGGCCAAAAGATCCAACTCCAATAAAACCATGGATCCAAGCTGCTTAAAATGGACCCCTCCCAAGGGCACTTAA
- the KAT7 gene encoding histone acetyltransferase KAT7 isoform X2, whose translation MPRRKRNAGSSSDGTEDSDFSTDLEHTDSSESDGTSRRSARVTRSSARLSQSSQDSSPVRNLQSFGTEEPAYSTRRVTRSQQQPTPVTPKKYPLRQTRSSGSETEQVVDFSDRETKNTADHDESPPRTPTGNAPSSESDIDISSPNVSHDESIAKDMSLKDSGSDLSHRPKRRRFHESYNFNMKCPTPGCNSLGHLTGKHERHFSISGCPLYHNLSADECKAPTERQLRYKEKVAELRKKRNSGLSKEQKEKYMEHRQTYGNTREPLLENLTSEYDLDLFRRAQARASEDLEKLRLQGQITEGSNMIKTIAFGRYELDTWYHSPYPEEYARLGRLYMCEFCLKYMKSQTILRRHMAKCVWKHPPGDEIYRKGSISVFEVDGKKNKIYCQNLCLLAKLFLDHKTLYYDVEPFLFYVMTEADNTGCHLIGYFSKEKNSFLNYNVSCILTMPQYMRQGYGKMLIDFSYLLSKVEEKVGSPERPLSDLGLISYRSYWKEVLLRYLHNFQGKEISIKEISQETAVNPVDIVSTLQALQMLKYWKGKHLVLKRQDLIDEWIAKEAKRSNSNKTMDPSCLKWTPPKGT comes from the exons ATGCCGCGAAGGAAG AGGAATGCAGGCAGTAGTTCAGATGGAACCGAAGATTCCGATTTTTCTACAGATCTCGAGCACACAGACAGTTCAGAGAGTGATGGCACATCCCGGCGATCTGCCCGAGTTACTCGCTCTTCAGCCCGGCTGAGCCAGAGTTCCCAAG ATTCCAGTCCTGTTCGAAATTTGCAATCTTTTGGCACTGAGGAGCCTGCTTATTCTACCAGAAGAGTGACCCGTAGTCAGCAGCAGCCTACCCCGGTGACTCCGAAAAAATACCCCCTTCGGCAGACTCGTTCGTCTGGCTCAGAAACTGAGCAAGTGGTTGACTTTTCAGATAGAG aaactaaaaatacagcTGATCATGATGAGTCTCCACCTCGAACTCCAACTGGAAATGCCCCTTCTTCTGAGTCTGATATAGACATCTCCAGCCCCAACGTGTCTCACGATGAGAGCATTGCCAAGGACATGTCCCTGAAGGACTCAGGCAGCGATCTCTCTCATCGCCCCAAGCGCCGTCGCTTCCACGAAAGCTACAATTTCAATATGAAGTGTCCTACTCCAGGCTGTAACTCTCTAG GACATCTTACAGGAAAACACGAGAGACATTTCTCCATCTCAGGATGCCCGCTCTATCATAACCTCTCAGCTGATGAATGCAAG GCACCAACAGAGAGGCAGCTGCGATACAAGGAAAAGGTGGCTGaactcaggaagaaaaggaattctgggctgagcaaagagcagaaagagaaatatatg GAACACAGACAGACCTATGGGAATACTCGGGAACCTCTCTTGGAAAACCTGACTAGCGAGTATGACTTAGATCTTTTCCGAAGAGCACAAGCCCGAGCTTCAGAGGATTTA GAGAAGCTAAGGCTGCAAGGCCAAATCACAGAGGGGAGCAACATGATTAAAACAATTGCTTTTGGTCGTTATGAGCTTGATACGTGGTACCACTCTCCCTATCCTGAAGAATACGCACGCCTGGGACGGCTCTACATGTGCGAATTCTGTTTGAAGTACATGAAGAGTCAAACGATACTCCGCCGACACATG GCTAAATGTGTGTGGAAACACCCACCTGGCGATGAGATCTATCGGAAAGGCTCCATCTCCGTGTTTGAAGTGGACGGCAAGAAAAACAAG aTCTACTGCCAAAACCTGTGCCTGTTGGCCAAGCTTTTTCTGGACCACAAGACGTTATATTATGATGTGGAGCCCTTCCTGTTTTATGTTATGACAGAAGCGGACAACACTGGCTGTCACCTGATTGGATATTTTTCCAAG GAAAAGAATTCATTCCTCAACTACAACGTGTCGTGTATCCTCACCATGCCTCAGTACATGAGACAGGGCTATGGCAAGATGCTCATCGATTTCA GTTACTTGCTTTCCAAAGTGGAAGAAAAAGTCGGCTCCCCGGAACGTCCCCTCTCCGACCTGGGGCTCATAAGCTATCGCAGTTACTGGAAAGAAGTGCTTCTCCGTTACCTGCATAATTTCCAAGGCAAAGAGATTTCTATCAAAG AAATTAGCCAGGAGACAGCTGTGAATCCTGTGGACATTGTCAGCACTCTGCAAGCGCTTCAGATGCTCAAGTACTGGAAAGGAAAACACCTAGTTTTAAAGAGACAG GACCTGATCGACGAGTGGATAGCCAAAGAGGCCAAAAGATCCAACTCCAATAAAACCATGGATCCAAGCTGCTTAAAATGGACCCCTCCCAAGGGCACTTAA